A region from the Aegilops tauschii subsp. strangulata cultivar AL8/78 chromosome 5, Aet v6.0, whole genome shotgun sequence genome encodes:
- the LOC109747387 gene encoding calcium-transporting ATPase 5, plasma membrane-type isoform X2 gives MRKMTRDKALVRRLSACETMGSATTICSEKTGTLTLNQMTVVEAYFGGEKMDPPDNTQKLSAAVSTMIIEGTAQNTSGSIFEPELCGLMVVEVVL, from the exons ATGCGCAAAATGACGAGGGATAAAGCTCTG GTCAGGAGACTTTCTGCATGCGAGACAATGGGTTCTGCAACAACAATCTGCAGTGAAAAGACTGGAACATTAACTTTAAATCAG ATGACTGTTGTTGAGGCATACTTTGGTGGTGAGAAGATGGATCCTCCAGATAACACTCAGAAGCTATCTGCTGCTGTATCAACAATGATTATTGAAGGAACTGCTCAGAATACATCTGGAAGCATATTTGAGCCGGAG CTGTGTGGCTTAATGGTGGTGGAGGTCGTTCTGTAG
- the LOC109747387 gene encoding uncharacterized protein isoform X1, with product MHENSLVLAAKFLASECITKVAKRTWIKKETISIILVLGLEHKYYFQIILHVSSTKPTPLVPTATCAAGASVDVYQARFLSRRLIAKSSRRGWLAQAT from the exons ATGCACG AGAACTCACTCGTCCTAGCTGCTAAATTTCTTGCATCTGAGTGCATCACAAAAGTGGCAAAAAGAACATGGATAAAAAAGGAG ACTATAAGCATTATACTGGTACTTGGACTAGAGCACAAGTATTACTTCCAG ATCATCTTACATGTGTCAAGCACCAAACCGACACCCCTGGTACCCACCGCGACTTGTGCTGCTGGTGCTAGTGTGGATGTGTACCAAGCAAGGTTTTTGAGTCGCCGACTAATCGCCAAGTCGTCGCGGCGTGGCTGGCTCGCGCAGGCGACTTGA